In the Constrictibacter sp. MBR-5 genome, one interval contains:
- the treS gene encoding maltose alpha-D-glucosyltransferase, protein MKATPAMLDRSDPLWFKDAIIYQLHVKAFFDGTNDGIGDISGLIQKLDYVRDLGVTAIWLLPFYPSPLRDDGYDIADYRDVNPRYGTMRDLRRLIREAHVRGLRVITELVVNHTSDQHPWFQRARNAAPGSNHRNFYVWSDTDQKYPETRIIFLDTESSNWTWDPVAKAYYWHRFYSHQPDLNFDNPAVLRAIINVMHFWFDMGVDGMRLDAVPYLVEREGTNNENLRETHAILKTFRAELDAKHPDRMLLAEANQWPEDTQEYFGQGDECHMAFHFPLMPRMYMAIAQEDRHPVTDIMRQTPEIPENCQWAIFLRNHDELTLEMVTDEERDYLWNFYAVDRRARINLGIRRRLAPLLENDRAKIELMNSLLLSMPGTPIIYYGDEIGMGDNIFLGDRDGVRTPMQWSPDRNGGFSRADPASLYLPAIMDPIYGFGSVNVEAQQRSPSSLLNWMRRMIAARRMHQAFGRGALNFLYPGNRKILAYLREYEGEAILCVVNLSRAAQAVELDLSRFRGRVPIELLGRSHFPPVGDLTYLLTLDGYGFYWFLLADEEVVPHWHQPVPEPLPEFVTLVMRDGMRSIAEGREAAALFRDVYPNYLPKQRWFAAKEVGIAGVERANAAVFETKHGDYLLVEADVTTKKGDRQRYFVPLASSPDEQALSPSSPLFPYTVAKGRRGRVTGPIYDALADDRFALSLVEAMREGREIPASSGVIRFSATDALRAMDLPADVSTRRIGAEQSNSSVIIGEKGVIKVYRRLSPGIHPELEVSRFLTEVAGFQNTPAYLGSIEHVPDNGETSALGIMQGFLYNQGDGWTYTVDYLVRFLEERSLPGDAMENLPIEELHGVYLTQAATLGLRTGQLHRALAIDTDDPAFAREPLTRDDLHRLRDAIRDEAGGVFDALARAGANADEADRVQIEAVTARREECLALIDRLVHDLPDCAKTRVHGDYHLGQVLVVKDDFHILDFEGEPARSLEERRAKGSPAKDVAGMLRSFDYAAWAATMRLGELEKESAARALPEAVAWRNAACAAFLDAYKAEMEGVPSWPADEEAAQRLMHLFLLEKALYEIRYEAANRPGWLGIPVRGLASVLDDAAARSGNG, encoded by the coding sequence CTGCACGTCAAGGCGTTCTTCGACGGGACGAACGACGGCATCGGCGATATCTCGGGGCTGATCCAGAAGCTGGACTATGTGCGCGACCTGGGCGTGACGGCGATCTGGCTGCTGCCCTTCTACCCGTCCCCGCTACGCGACGACGGTTACGACATCGCCGACTATCGCGACGTCAACCCGCGCTACGGCACGATGCGGGACCTGCGGCGCCTGATCCGCGAAGCCCACGTACGCGGCCTGCGAGTCATCACCGAACTGGTGGTGAACCACACGTCGGACCAGCATCCGTGGTTCCAGCGAGCGCGTAATGCGGCGCCCGGATCCAATCACCGCAACTTCTACGTCTGGAGCGACACGGATCAGAAGTACCCCGAGACGCGCATTATTTTCCTGGACACGGAGTCGTCCAACTGGACGTGGGATCCGGTGGCCAAGGCCTACTATTGGCACCGCTTCTATTCGCACCAGCCCGACCTGAACTTCGACAATCCGGCCGTGCTTCGCGCGATCATCAACGTGATGCACTTCTGGTTCGACATGGGCGTCGACGGCATGCGCCTCGACGCCGTGCCCTACCTCGTCGAGCGCGAGGGAACGAACAATGAGAATCTGCGCGAGACGCACGCGATCCTGAAGACCTTCCGAGCCGAGCTTGACGCCAAGCATCCGGATCGGATGTTGCTCGCCGAAGCGAACCAGTGGCCCGAGGACACGCAGGAGTACTTCGGCCAGGGAGACGAATGCCACATGGCGTTCCATTTCCCGCTGATGCCGCGCATGTACATGGCGATCGCGCAGGAAGACCGGCATCCGGTCACCGACATCATGCGCCAGACGCCCGAGATTCCCGAGAACTGCCAGTGGGCGATCTTTCTCCGCAACCATGACGAGCTGACGCTCGAAATGGTCACGGACGAAGAGCGCGACTATCTCTGGAACTTCTATGCTGTGGACCGGCGAGCCCGCATCAACCTGGGAATCCGTCGCCGGCTGGCACCGCTGCTGGAAAACGACCGCGCCAAGATCGAGCTGATGAACAGCCTGCTGCTGTCCATGCCGGGCACGCCGATCATCTATTACGGCGACGAGATCGGCATGGGCGACAACATCTTCCTTGGCGATCGGGACGGCGTCCGCACGCCTATGCAGTGGTCCCCGGACCGGAACGGCGGCTTTTCGCGCGCGGACCCGGCGAGCCTCTACCTCCCCGCGATCATGGACCCGATCTACGGCTTCGGATCTGTCAACGTCGAGGCCCAGCAGCGCAGCCCTTCATCGCTGCTGAACTGGATGCGCCGCATGATCGCCGCGCGGCGCATGCACCAGGCCTTCGGCCGCGGCGCGCTCAACTTCCTCTATCCCGGCAACCGCAAGATTCTCGCCTACCTCCGGGAATATGAGGGCGAGGCGATCCTGTGCGTCGTCAACCTGTCGCGTGCCGCGCAAGCCGTCGAACTTGATCTCTCGCGCTTCAGGGGCCGCGTCCCGATCGAGTTGCTCGGCCGCTCGCACTTTCCGCCGGTCGGCGACCTGACCTACCTGCTGACGCTCGACGGATACGGCTTCTACTGGTTCCTTCTGGCGGATGAGGAGGTAGTGCCGCATTGGCACCAACCCGTGCCCGAACCGCTGCCCGAGTTCGTGACGCTCGTCATGCGCGATGGGATGCGGTCGATTGCCGAAGGCCGCGAGGCGGCGGCCCTGTTCCGCGACGTCTATCCCAACTATCTGCCGAAGCAGCGCTGGTTCGCGGCGAAGGAAGTCGGGATCGCGGGTGTCGAGCGCGCCAATGCGGCAGTGTTCGAAACCAAGCACGGCGATTATCTCCTGGTCGAGGCCGACGTCACGACCAAGAAGGGCGACAGGCAGCGCTATTTCGTCCCGCTTGCGTCGTCGCCCGACGAACAGGCCCTGTCCCCGTCATCGCCGCTGTTCCCCTATACAGTCGCCAAGGGACGACGCGGCCGTGTGACCGGGCCCATCTATGATGCGCTCGCCGATGACCGCTTCGCCCTTTCGCTGGTCGAAGCCATGCGCGAGGGTCGCGAGATACCCGCATCGTCTGGCGTCATTCGCTTCTCGGCAACGGATGCTCTCCGCGCGATGGATCTGCCCGCCGACGTTTCCACGCGGCGGATCGGTGCCGAGCAGAGCAACTCCTCCGTCATCATCGGCGAGAAGGGCGTCATCAAGGTCTACCGGCGACTGTCGCCCGGTATCCACCCGGAACTCGAGGTCAGCCGGTTCCTCACCGAGGTCGCAGGCTTCCAGAACACCCCCGCCTATCTCGGATCGATCGAGCACGTTCCCGATAACGGAGAGACATCCGCGCTCGGGATCATGCAGGGGTTCCTCTACAACCAGGGCGATGGCTGGACCTACACCGTCGACTATCTCGTGCGTTTCCTCGAGGAACGCTCTCTGCCGGGCGACGCGATGGAGAATCTGCCGATCGAGGAACTCCACGGTGTCTACCTCACCCAGGCGGCGACCCTCGGCCTGCGCACGGGGCAGCTTCACCGCGCACTGGCCATAGACACCGACGATCCCGCTTTCGCGCGGGAGCCGCTGACGCGAGACGATCTGCATCGCCTCCGCGACGCGATCAGGGACGAAGCCGGCGGCGTTTTCGACGCACTGGCAAGGGCCGGAGCCAACGCGGATGAGGCGGACAGGGTCCAGATCGAAGCTGTCACGGCGCGGCGCGAGGAGTGCTTGGCGCTCATCGACCGGCTCGTCCACGACCTTCCCGACTGTGCGAAGACCCGGGTGCACGGCGATTACCATCTGGGTCAGGTATTGGTCGTGAAGGACGACTTCCACATCCTCGACTTCGAGGGGGAGCCGGCACGCTCGCTGGAAGAACGTCGGGCGAAGGGTTCCCCGGCGAAGGACGTCGCGGGGATGCTTCGATCCTTCGACTACGCCGCATGGGCGGCGACGATGCGCCTCGGCGAACTGGAGAAGGAGTCCGCCGCACGTGCCCTGCCGGAAGCGGTGGCGTGGCGGAATGCGGCCTGTGCCGCATTCCTGGATGCCTACAAGGCGGAGATGGAAGGCGTTCCAAGCTGGCCAGCCGACGAAGAAGCGGCGCAGCGGCTCATGCACCTCTTCCTTCTGGAGAAGGCCCTCTACGAAATTCGGTACGAGGCAGCGAACCGGCCCGGGTGGCTCGGCATTCCCGTACGAGGGCTCGCCTCCGTCCTGGACGATGCCGCCGCAAGGAGCGGAAATGGATAA